A single region of the Schizosaccharomyces osmophilus chromosome 3, complete sequence genome encodes:
- the pka1 gene encoding cAMP-dependent protein kinase catalytic subunit Pka1, whose product MQTATYPASSGDQATKVDGYMDRQPEDKSNSPAQNQRGNDSQQEDQNSMEKNSSNSVWTSGIPAALEEATMSQPAPSTSEGPQVETMQSMQQNEGARPGQQQPSNIADKSAPSSSEAASRSTENNQYKNAGKNTDNLRDRQMRKSRLSQLLDLQRKRIRPADHSTKGRYGIQDFDFLQTLGTGSFGRVHLVQSKHNRLFYAIKVLEKRRVVDMKQVEHTCDERHILSRVQHPFITILWGTFQDAKNLFMVMDFAEGGELFSLLRKCHRFPEKVAKFYAAEVILALDYLHHNQIVYRDLKPENLLLDRFGHLKIVDFGFAKRVSTNNCFTLCGTPDYLAPEIISLKPYNKAADWWSLGIFIFEMLAGYPPFYSENPMKLYENILEGSISYPQYFSHASIDLMDHLLQRDITSRYGNLKDGSMDIIMHPWFRDISWDKILTRKVEVPYVPPIRAGMGDSSQFESYATGPTNYGNNENPEFSDIFQDF is encoded by the coding sequence ATGCAAACTGCAACCTATCCTGCGTCATCCGGCGATCAAGCTACCAAGGTGGACGGATATATGGACCGACAGCCAGAAGATAAATCCAACTCGCCTGCCCAGAACCAAAGAGGTAATGATTCACAACAAGAAGACCAAAAttcaatggaaaaaaaCTCTTCAAACAGTGTCTGGACATCTGGTATTCCTGCCGCCTTAGAAGAAGCAACTATGAGCCAGCCGGCACCATCAACTTCTGAGGGGCCTCAAGTAGAGACCATGCAGTCCATGCAACAAAATGAAGGCGCTAGGCCTGGACAGCAACAACCTTCTAATATCGCTGACAAATCTGCTCCTTCATCTAGTGAAGCCGCTTCTCGGAGTACCGAGAATAATCAATATAAAAACGCCGGCAAAAACACTGACAACTTACGAGATCGCCAAATGCGCAAGTCACGTCTTTCGCAATTGCTTGATTTACAGAGGAAGCGAATTCGTCCTGCAGATCATTCAACGAAGGGTCGCTATGGAATCcaagattttgattttctccAAACTTTAGGTACGGGGTCATTTGGCAGAGTACATTTAGTTCAATCCAAGCATAACCGACTGTTTTATGCTATTAAagttttagaaaaaaggaGAGTGGTAGACATGAAGCAAGTGGAACACACTTGCGATGAGCGCCATATCCTTTCCCGAGTTCAGCATCCTTTCATTACCATATTGTGGGGAACATTCCAAGACGctaaaaatttatttatggTCATGGATTTCGCAGAAGGTGGTGAACTGTTTTCCCTTCTCAGAAAATGTCATCGTTTTCCAGAGAAGGTTGCAAAGTTTTATGCTGCGGAAGTTATCCTGGCTTTGGATTATTTGCATCACAATCAAATTGTGTATCGTGATTTGAAGCCTGAAAACCTTTTACTTGATCGATTTGGACatttaaaaattgttgATTTTGGGTTTGCGAAACGTGTTTCTACCAACAATTGTTTCACGTTATGTGGAACACCGGACTACTTAGCTCCCGAAATCATCTCCTTGAAGCCCTATAACAAAGCTGCTGACTGGTGGTCTTTGGgtattttcatctttgaaATGCTTGCTGGCTATCCTCCCTTTTATTCGGAAAATCCGATGAAACTGTATGAAAACATTCTTGAAGGTAGCATTTCGTATCCCCAATATTTCTCCCACGCTAGCATTGACCTTATGgatcatcttcttcaaaggGATATTACGAGTCGGTATGGAAATCTTAAAGATGGAAGTATGGATATCATTATGCATCCTTGGTTCCGAGATATTAGTTGGGACAAAATTTTGACACGTAAAGTTGAAGTTCCTTATGTACCTCCAATCCGTGCTGGCATGGGTGATTCGAGTCAATTTGAGTCTTATGCTACAGGTCCCACCAATTATGGTAACAACGAGAATCCAGAATTCTCAGATATTTTCCAGGACTTTTAA